The Pyxidicoccus sp. MSG2 DNA segment CACCTGACCTCTTCCCTCGCTGCTCCCGGAGTCTCCATGAAGAACACCTGCGCATCCCTGCTCGCCCTCGTGTTGTTCGCGCTCGTCACGGGTTGCAAGAGCGGCGACAAGGAACCCGCGGAGGGCGCGGCGAAGTCCGAGGCGAGCGCGCCGCAAGCAGGGGGCACTTCACTCACCATCAAGGGGAGTGACACCATGGTCATCCTCGGCCAGCAGTGGGCCGAGGCCTTCATGAAGGCGCACCCGGACCAGCGCATCCAGGTGACGGGCGGCGGCTCTGGCACGGGCATCGCGGCGCTGCTCAACGGCACCACCGAGATTGCGATGTCCAGCCGCCTCATCAAGCCGGCCGAGGCGCAGCAGGTGCAGGCGCGCCACAAGGTGGAGGCGAAGCAGACGGCGGTGGCGAGGGACGGCGTCACCTTCTACGTGAACGAGGTCAACCCGCTGCGCGCCCTCAGCCTGGAGCAGCTCCAGGCCATCTACCTGGGCGACGTGAAGAACTGGAAGGAGGTGGGCGGCCCGGACGCGCCCATCGTCGTCTACTCGCGTGAGAACTCGTCGGGCACCTACGTCTTCGTGAAGGACGAGGTGCTGAAGGGGGAGGACTTCACCTCGGAGGCGCTGACGTTGCCGGGCACGGCCGCCGTGGTGAATGCGGTGTCGAAGGAGAAGTACGGCATCGGCTTCGGCGGCGCGGCCTACGGCAAGGGCATCCGGGAGCTGGCGGTGAAGGTCGGCAATGACGAGGTGGCGCCGACGGAGGCGAACATCCAGAGCGGCCGGTACCCGCTCAGCCGCGACCTCTTCTTCTACACGCGCGGCGAGCCCTCGGGCCGGGCGAAGACCTTCATCGACTTCGCGCTCTCTCCCGAGGGCCAGGCCATCGTCACGAAGGTGGGCTACTTCCCGCTGAAGAAGTAGGGAAGGCCCGCTCAGTCCTCCGCCTGGACGTCCTGGGGCTGCACGCCCCACTCCTCCAACACCTGCGCCTCGTCCTGCGCGCTGCGCGTCTTCTTGAAGCGGGCGCCCGGCACGCCCTTCACGCGGCGCTCGCACGCGGCCCAGGTGGCGTGGCGCTTCACGGCGCGGCCCACCTCGCTCAGGTAGGAGTACGCCTTGCTGGAGCCCGAGCGCTCACCGGGCTTCTTCTCCGGGACGGACGTGTCGTCGGGGATGTCGCTCACCGCGATGCCATACCCCTGCAGCGGGCCCGAGTAGAGCAGGGGGCTCTTGCGCTTGGAGTAGGCGACGGCAATCTCGTCCACGCGCTCGTTGCCGGGCACGCCCACGTGGCCGCGGACGTACTTCCACTCCACGGCGGCGTCTTCGCCGGAGAAGGTCTTCTTGCGCTCGGCGAGCAGGGCCATGAGCCGCTTCCAGTAGGCGGCATTGGCCACGTCACCGCCGTCGGCGGTCTTCCACCCGCGCTTGCTCCAGCCAAAGGCCCACCTGGTGATGCCCTGGATGACGTAGGTGGAGTCCGTGAGGATGTGCAGCGGCCCCGGGGTGCGCTCCAGGTGGCGCAGCGCCTTGCCCGCGGCGGTCAGCTCCATCCGGTTGTTGGTGGTCTCCGCCTCGTGGCCGCCCAGCTCCGTCACCTGGCCGTCGGGCGTGACGATGATGACGCCCCAGCCGCCAGGGCCGGGGTTGCCGGAACATGCACCGTCGGTGAACACCAGCGTGGCGCGACTCTCCATGCCGCCACCCTATGCGGCCGTGGCCCGGGGCCGCCAGGGAGACGAGTGCCGGAGGTCGTCTCCGGAGCATCGGGAAGGCGGCTCCCGCGCGCCAGGTGCGGGGAGCCGCCGTGGGACTCGCGCGCTAGGAGCGGGCGACCCTGGTGGGCGGGGTGCCCGGCGTCCCGGTCGTCGTGGCGCCGAGCTGCTCGGGGCGGCTCACCTTGAGCTGGTTGTGGACGTCCTTCACTCCGAGGACCTCTTCGACGATGTCCTCGATGACGCGCTTGTCGCGGCGCTCATCGACGAAGCCCGTCAGCGTGACTTCGCCGGCCTTCACCTGCACCTCCACGTCCTCGGCATTCACCCACCCGTGCATGAGCCGGTCGTAGATGTCCTCACGGACGCGGTCATCCGAGCGCGTGTACGCCTTGGGTCCCTTGCCCAGCTTGCGTACGCCCTCGCGGAACCGGTCGCCGAGCCGCTCGAAGGGGCCACGCTCGTCGACGTCACGGCGGAAGTGGAGCCCGTCGGTCCTGTCTCGCGCCACGTAGGTGCCGAAGCCCCGGTCGTGGCCGAGGTCCCGCTCGGACATGCCGCCGAAGGTGCCCGGCATGCTGTACTGCCCGTAGCCCGGGCGGGCATTCCAGTCGTTCCCGGTGTAGCCCATCGAGCGCCCCTGGCCACCCGGATTCCCCTGGAGGTTGACGCCAGGGTTGTAGTTGTAACCGCTGATGTAATCCCGGTTGTAGTCGCGGTCCGGGTCCCGGTTGGAGTCACGGAGGTTGTAGTCGCGGGTGTAGCGGGGGATGTCCTCGCGCATGCCCCGGCCGTAATCCTCGTAGCCGCGGCCGAGGCCGCCACCCACGTACCCCTGCCCGCCCTGCCACGGGCCACGCTCCTGCCTTGGCCCCGGGTCGCTGCCCCGGTAGCCATCGTCCATGTCCCGCTCCCGGGCTCCCCAGCGGTCCCGGTCGTCTCCGAGGAAGCGACGGTTCTCGTAGTCCCTGTACGCCATGGCGTGCATCTCCTTCGAGCGTGCGGATGCGTGTCACGTGACGGTGACGGGTGCGGTCCGGTGTCTTGTCGGTGTCACGTGGGGCCCGCGGCGCACGGAGGCTCGCGGGTCCTCGGCAAGACTGGGACGTCAACGCCGTGCGGCAACGGGTGACCGGGGACGCGTCGGCAGTCCGCTCGCTGGGCAGTCACCAGCCCGCGAGGCGCGCGGGCCCGGAGAATAAAGCGCGGCTCACTTCAACCGCTCGAGGTCCGCCACGGTGTCCACGTCCTCACCTCCGCCGGCGAGGGAAACCTCCGCCACGCGCGAGGGCTCGCGGGCAATCACCCCACGCGCGCCCTGCTCGGGGCGGAGCGCCTCCAGTTCCGGGAACACGGCGCGGGAGAACAGCGCGGGCACGCCCCGGGTGCCGTCGTACGTGGACGCCACCACGGCCGCGCCGGTCCGCCGCCACGTCTCCACGAGGGCCTTCAGGTGCGCGGCGTCCACGCGGAGCTGGTCGCACAACATGACGAGCACTGCGTCCACGGACGGAGCCTCGCTCATCCGGGTGAGCGCGCGCACTCCCGCGACGAGCGAGCCGCCGGGCCCCGCTGCCCATTCCGCATGCTCGACGACGTGTACCGGCAGCCCGAGCAGCTCCGCGGCCACGGCCTCATGGTGCGCGCCGAGCACCACCACCACGGGGCCACACTCCGCCGCGATGGCCGCTTCCGCGGCCCGGCGCACCAGCGTCTTTCCGTGATGGACGACGAGTTGCTTCGGACGCCCCAGTCGCGACGAGCCTCCGGCGGCCAGCAGCACGACGCCCACCGTCACGCCAGCTTCCGAGCCGGCGGCGTCGCCGCCGAATGGATGGGGGCCTGTCGCTCGCGCAGCTTGCCGCCGTCGCGGTCCGCCACCACCGACTGGAGCTCCGCGACGATGGACAGGGCAATCTCCTCCGCGCCTTCCGCGCCCAGGTCCAGTCCCACGGGCGCGTGCAGCTTCTCCAACTGCGCGGGCGTGGGCGCGGCGGACAGCTCCGTGAGCAACCGCTCCGTGCGCGAGCGGGGCCCCAGCACGCCCAGGTAGCGCAGCTCCCGGGGAAGCAGGCGCGGCAGCAGCTCGCGGTCCTGGGGCAGGCTGTGCGTCATCAGCACCGCGAGCGTGCGCGGCGACAGCGTCAGTGCGTCGACCGCGTCACGGGCCTTCGCGGACACCACCGCATGCGCCAGGGGGAACCGGCGCCGCAACGTCTCCGAGGGCCGGTCCGCGACGACGGTGACCTGCCAGCCCAGGCTCGCGGCCTGGGTCACCACGGGTGCTACGTCGAAGCCGCTGCCGAAGAGCACCAGCGGGTGCGGCGGGTCCACCACCTCCACGAGCACGTCCGCGCCACCGCACGGGCCGCTCCACGTCCTTCCCGCCTCCAGGGCCTCGCGAGCGGCCTCGCGCACGGCCTCGCGCAGCGCCCCGGACAGGTCTCCCGCTTCCATGCCGTCCGCGCGCACCAATAGCCGCGAGCCCACGGCATTCGCGGGGCCCCGGTACACCGTGGCCACCACCGCGCGGCGTTCCGCGCGCCGGGCCTCGGCGGCGAAGGCGAGCGCCTCCCCGGGGCCGGGCTCGAAGCGCTCCAGCAGCACGTCCACCACGCCGTTGCACCCGAGCGCGAAGGACAGGCTGCCCTCCTCCTCGGCGTTGTCGCCGGTGGAGTCGTAGCGCAGCAGGCGGGGGCCGGTGCTCGTCCAGAAGAAGGCCTTGCGGACGATGTCGGCCTCCAGGCAGCCGCCGCTCACGCCACCGGCCAGCCACCCGTCCTCGCCCATCAGCATGCGAGCACCGGGCTTGCGGTACGACGAGCCGGACACGGCGACGACGGTGGCCAGCACCAGCGGACCCCGGGCGCGCTGCCGGGCCCGGAGGATGGCGTCGAGGTCTTTCATGGCGGGAAGGAGGCGGTGCGCATGGAGCGGTTACGGGCCCTAGATTATCACCGCACCCCCTGGGGACGCCGCCCGCACGACGAGTTGTCGTCATGCGGACGATGCGTTCCGGCGGGCCTGCGTCCCAGCACCACCGCGAACCCGCACGCGGATTGTGGGCGTGCGACATGGCGCGCCTCCTCGCGTGCGAGTGTGGCGCAATCTGCTTTCCTCCGCGGAGGCCCGAGAGGATGCTTCGTGCGACAGGGCCCGTCGCAAGGGGGCCTCGGAGGGCAGAGGATGGGAGTCGAGTCCCGCCGAACCGTCGAGCTGACGTCCGGCGCGAAGCAGCACGAGGCTGAGTCGCATCGTCCCCCTCGAATCCGTCAGCAGTGGGCCGCGTTCCATCGCGCGCGCTCCACCCGGCTGCCGGTGCCCGGTCCGGAGCAATGGCGCCCCGAGCACGCGGAGGCCCTGCGCGAGCAGCGCCTGCGGCAGGCCGAGGCCGAAGCGCGGGAGGCACGGGGGACGGGTAGGAATGTCCTCACGTGCTGGCGCCAGATGCCGGACCTCCCGGAGGACGCCTCCGTGCTGGCCGGCGAGTGGGCCTTCGAGGGGCCCGTGCCCCGGGCGACGCACGAGGTCGATGACGAGGTGGCCTTCCGGAAGGCCGTGGACGCGCAGGTCGGGCGGGAGCGGCGCTGGGGGATGTGGAAGCGCATCCTCTTCGCCTTGCTGATGTTCCCCTGTGTGTTCGGCGGCGTCGGAACGTCACTCCAGGGCCCTCTCGGGGACGGGTCGGTGCCAGGCGCGCTGCTCGCGTATGCCGGCTTCACCGCGCTGTGTACGGTTCCCTGGAGCCGGGAGACCCGCCGCCTCGCGGCGCGGCGGTTCGCGGAGCAGTGGCCGGAGTACTGGCGCGAGGCCCTCGCCGCCCACACGGCGCACGCGACGTGGCCGGAGCGGGAGCGCGAGCGGGTGGCGTGGACCCGGAGGGTCCTGGCCGGCGAGCACGAGGCCGTCCTGGAGTCCGTGCAGCGCGAGCTGGAGGCCCTGGAGCTCCCCTTCGCGTCCCGGTGCGAGGTCCACCTCGACGGCGCAGCGCGCGCCTTCCTCGCGGTGGACCTTCCCGAAATCGACGACGTCGCCCCCGAGGTGAAGCAGCGCATGCGGTGGGACGGGACGATGGAGGAGACCGGACACAGGACGAAGGTGGAGCGCCACGAGGACTACCTCCGGCTGGTCGCCGGGCTGGGACTGCTGCTGGCCCGGACCACCTTCATGGCCGCGCCCACCATGCGCCATGTTTCGGTGGCGGGCTTCACGCCGCGGCGCCAGGGAGGCAGTGGCGCCCTCGCGCCCGAGTGCGTCTACGAGGCCACTTTCAGCCGTGAGGCCGCCGCCTCCTGGCACCCGGCGACGGTCGACTCCGTGCGAGTGCTCGACGCGCCCGCGAACCGCTTCCACCTGGGGCCCGACAAGAAGCTGTGGCGAATCGACCCGCCCGGCTGGTGGGCGGCGCCTCCGGACGTGTGACGTGCGGGGCGTGTGGGGCTGGATGAATCTCCGGACCTGAGGTGTAGTTCCCATCCGCATGCCCGTTTTGCGCTACGTCTTCACGCTGAATGCCGTGCGTGAGCTCGGCCGCCTGGCTCCGGACATCGCTCGTGCGAGAGCGGAGGCTTCCTGGGAAGAGTGTCTCCAGGGCATCCGCGAGGCGTGCACGCTGTCGCTCGGCATGGAGTTCGACACGCTGGTGTGCTTCGACGCGCGCTCCGTGGTCCGCCTGTTCGCGCACGCGGAGCAGGCGCGCATCCTCGCCCGGCTGGTGGACGAGCGGGCGCGGGCCTTCGCGGAGCGGGGCCAGTTCCAGCAGGCGCTGGAGGACACCGTCTACGCGGGGCAGTTGCTGGCCTGCTCGCGCCAGCGCTTCGGCGTGGCGCGCGACGCGCATGCCGCCCAGACGCTGGAGCGCGAGCTGCCCGCATTGACCGAGCAGGGCTGAGCCGCGCCCCTCACGCGGCGACGCGGGCCCGGGGACGGCGGACGCGCTCCACGCCGCACGCCACCGCATGGCGCGCGAGCGCCGCGTCGAGCGCCGCGTCGTCCAGCTTCACGCCCTTCTCGCGCCAGAGGTTGTCCACGTGCAGCGTGTCCTCGCGCACGCGCGCCTCCAGCCGGCCCACCAGCGCTCCCTTGTGCAGCAGCGGGCACACGTACCAGCCCCACTGCCGCTGCGCGGCGGGCTTGTACACCTCCCACACGTAGTCGAAGCCGAATGCCAGTCGCACCAGCCCGCGGTCCCACAGCACCGGGTCCAACGGCCCGAGGATGCGCATCCGCTCATCCGGCTCCGGGAAGTCGCGCGCGCGAAAGCCCCGGGGCGCCAGGTACCGCCGGGGCGAGCCCGGCACCATCACCTCCTCCAGCACGCCCTCCTTCACCAGCGTGTCCGGCAGGGGCGAGGTGCGCACGTCGGTCAGCGTGGACCAGTGCGGCCCGGTGACGCGGCTGAGCAGGCCCGCGGCCTCCACGCGCTCCACGAGGGCCCAGCGCCCGAAGGTCTCGTCCACCGGCGCGTCCGCGAGGCGGGGCAGGGCGCGGCGGGGCACGTCGTACACCTTGCCGCCCGGAGCGCGCCCGCACACCACCACCTGACAGCGCGTCCACAGCACCTCCAGGGCCATGGCGGTGGCGCGGCCGGTGCCCTTCCAGCCACTCCAGTCCAGCGGCACCACGGGCCCGTGGTCCGTCAGCGTCTTCGCGGAGGCCGGGCCCAGTTCCTCCACTTCCTTCAGCACCGCGTCGAGCACCGCCTCCGGCACGCGCTTGAGCCGCTCCTCCAACCGCCACCAGGGCGCCTGGGCAGCGCGCTCGCGGTAGTAGGGGAAGGCGCTGACGGGCAGCAGGCAGCGCTCCTTGGCGAAGTGCTCGAACGCATGGCCCGGCATCAGGTGGCGGTACACGTCGCCGCGGACGAGGCCGTCCACGCGCGCCAGCGCCACGAGGTCCGCGTTGGTGCCGATGACGTCGAGCGGGTCCAACTGGATGCAGCGCAGCGCCTTCAGCAGGGCGCGCACGCCGCGCGCGCCCGGGGGCAGCGCCGGCCGGGTCAGCCCGAGCTGACCCACGAGGTAGCGCCGCGCTTCGTCAGGGGGCAGCGTCGCGGCGGGAGGAAGGGAAGAACGAGGCACGGAGCGGAACGTTAACAGCGCCCCGCCTTGGTGCCTCGCCTTCCGAGCGACGGATGGCTACTCCCGCTGCGACACCGGCTCCTCGCCGCGCCTGCGGGCCTCTTCGTCCTCCTCGGGGCTGCGGGACTCGGGCTCCGGCTCCAGCCGGGCCTGGCGCTCGCTGGCCTCCCAGGACTCGTCTGCGTCACGGGCATGCACGCGGGCGGCGGCCTCGTCGTCCTGAGCGCCCGTCCACGTGGTGTGTCCGCCGGCATAACCCTCCAGCGGGCGGGGGCCCCGGTGGGACTCCACGTCCAGGTCCTTCCGCTCCTCCTCGCGCAGCCGCTCCCGCTCCTGCTCCCGCTGGTGCTGCTTGTCGCTGGGGTTGTCCGCCATGGTGCTGTCACCTCCAGCCCCAAGGTGCGGCCCGCCCTGGAGGACGGCAGCGGGGGAGCGGGCGCTCGTGCCTGGCAGCATGCCCGGCGGACACCCGGGCAGCTGCCGCGCGTGGCTCAGCGCATGCGCAGCACGACCTTGCCCGTCGCCCGCCGGGCCTCCAGCTCGCGCAGTGCCTGGGCCCCCTGCTCCAGCGGGAAGACGCTGCCCACCACCGGCTCCAGCACGCCCTGGTCCGCCATCGCCTCCAAATCCTTGGCGATGGTGGGCGTCAGCGACGGCTCGTGCAGGAGGAAGCCGCCCCAGGCCACGCCCACCAGGTCGATGTTGCGCAGCAGCAGCCGGTTCACCTGCACCTCGGGGATGCGGCCGCCCGCGAAGCCCACCACGAGCAGCCGGCCCTCGGGCGCCAGGCACTTCAGACTCTTGTCGAAGATGTCGCCGCCCACGGGGTCCAGCACCACGTTGGCCCCCAGGCCGCCCGTCTTCTCGCGCACCTGGGCCACCCAGTCCCCGGTGGACAGCAGCACCTCGTGCGCCCCGGCCTTCCTCGCGACTTCGGCCTTGCGCTCGTCGCTCACGACGGCGAGCACGCGCGCGCCCGCGCCCCGGGCCACCTGCACCGCCGCCGTCCCCACGCCGCCCGCCGCGCCGTGGACCACCACCGCGTCCCCCGACTTCACCCGGCCGCGCCGGTGCAGCGCGAAGTGGGCCGTGTGGTAGTTCATCACCACGCCCGCCGCCGCCTCGAAGCTCCAGCGCGCGGGGATGGGGAACACCATCTCCGGCGGTATCGCCGCGACTTCCGCGAAGCCGCCCAGCCCGAAGCTGAACGCCATCACCCGCTGCCCCGGCTTCAACGCCGAGCGCTCCGGCGCGCTGCGCACCACGCCCGCCACCTCCACGCCCGGCACGAAGGGCAGCGCGGGCTTCATCTGGTACTGCCCGCGCGTGAGCAGCAGGTCCGGGAAGCTCACGCCCGCCGCCGCCACGTCGATGAGCACCACGTCATTGGACTCGGGCTCTGGGATGTCCACGAGCTGGAGTCCGTCCGGTCCGTCCAGCCGCTGCAGTTGCAGTGCGCGCATTGCCTGTCTACCTCCAGGGTGGGCCCCTAGCGTAGCGGCC contains these protein-coding regions:
- a CDS encoding NADPH:quinone oxidoreductase family protein — encoded protein: MRALQLQRLDGPDGLQLVDIPEPESNDVVLIDVAAAGVSFPDLLLTRGQYQMKPALPFVPGVEVAGVVRSAPERSALKPGQRVMAFSFGLGGFAEVAAIPPEMVFPIPARWSFEAAAGVVMNYHTAHFALHRRGRVKSGDAVVVHGAAGGVGTAAVQVARGAGARVLAVVSDERKAEVARKAGAHEVLLSTGDWVAQVREKTGGLGANVVLDPVGGDIFDKSLKCLAPEGRLLVVGFAGGRIPEVQVNRLLLRNIDLVGVAWGGFLLHEPSLTPTIAKDLEAMADQGVLEPVVGSVFPLEQGAQALRELEARRATGKVVLRMR
- a CDS encoding nucleotidyltransferase family protein — protein: MTVGVVLLAAGGSSRLGRPKQLVVHHGKTLVRRAAEAAIAAECGPVVVVLGAHHEAVAAELLGLPVHVVEHAEWAAGPGGSLVAGVRALTRMSEAPSVDAVLVMLCDQLRVDAAHLKALVETWRRTGAAVVASTYDGTRGVPALFSRAVFPELEALRPEQGARGVIAREPSRVAEVSLAGGGEDVDTVADLERLK
- a CDS encoding phosphate ABC transporter substrate-binding protein — encoded protein: MKNTCASLLALVLFALVTGCKSGDKEPAEGAAKSEASAPQAGGTSLTIKGSDTMVILGQQWAEAFMKAHPDQRIQVTGGGSGTGIAALLNGTTEIAMSSRLIKPAEAQQVQARHKVEAKQTAVARDGVTFYVNEVNPLRALSLEQLQAIYLGDVKNWKEVGGPDAPIVVYSRENSSGTYVFVKDEVLKGEDFTSEALTLPGTAAVVNAVSKEKYGIGFGGAAYGKGIRELAVKVGNDEVAPTEANIQSGRYPLSRDLFFYTRGEPSGRAKTFIDFALSPEGQAIVTKVGYFPLKK
- a CDS encoding RNase H family protein — encoded protein: MESRATLVFTDGACSGNPGPGGWGVIIVTPDGQVTELGGHEAETTNNRMELTAAGKALRHLERTPGPLHILTDSTYVIQGITRWAFGWSKRGWKTADGGDVANAAYWKRLMALLAERKKTFSGEDAAVEWKYVRGHVGVPGNERVDEIAVAYSKRKSPLLYSGPLQGYGIAVSDIPDDTSVPEKKPGERSGSSKAYSYLSEVGRAVKRHATWAACERRVKGVPGARFKKTRSAQDEAQVLEEWGVQPQDVQAED
- a CDS encoding BON domain-containing protein, which gives rise to MAYRDYENRRFLGDDRDRWGARERDMDDGYRGSDPGPRQERGPWQGGQGYVGGGLGRGYEDYGRGMREDIPRYTRDYNLRDSNRDPDRDYNRDYISGYNYNPGVNLQGNPGGQGRSMGYTGNDWNARPGYGQYSMPGTFGGMSERDLGHDRGFGTYVARDRTDGLHFRRDVDERGPFERLGDRFREGVRKLGKGPKAYTRSDDRVREDIYDRLMHGWVNAEDVEVQVKAGEVTLTGFVDERRDKRVIEDIVEEVLGVKDVHNQLKVSRPEQLGATTTGTPGTPPTRVARS
- a CDS encoding XdhC family protein; protein product: MKDLDAILRARQRARGPLVLATVVAVSGSSYRKPGARMLMGEDGWLAGGVSGGCLEADIVRKAFFWTSTGPRLLRYDSTGDNAEEEGSLSFALGCNGVVDVLLERFEPGPGEALAFAAEARRAERRAVVATVYRGPANAVGSRLLVRADGMEAGDLSGALREAVREAAREALEAGRTWSGPCGGADVLVEVVDPPHPLVLFGSGFDVAPVVTQAASLGWQVTVVADRPSETLRRRFPLAHAVVSAKARDAVDALTLSPRTLAVLMTHSLPQDRELLPRLLPRELRYLGVLGPRSRTERLLTELSAAPTPAQLEKLHAPVGLDLGAEGAEEIALSIVAELQSVVADRDGGKLRERQAPIHSAATPPARKLA
- a CDS encoding DNA glycosylase AlkZ-like family protein, with amino-acid sequence MPRSSLPPAATLPPDEARRYLVGQLGLTRPALPPGARGVRALLKALRCIQLDPLDVIGTNADLVALARVDGLVRGDVYRHLMPGHAFEHFAKERCLLPVSAFPYYRERAAQAPWWRLEERLKRVPEAVLDAVLKEVEELGPASAKTLTDHGPVVPLDWSGWKGTGRATAMALEVLWTRCQVVVCGRAPGGKVYDVPRRALPRLADAPVDETFGRWALVERVEAAGLLSRVTGPHWSTLTDVRTSPLPDTLVKEGVLEEVMVPGSPRRYLAPRGFRARDFPEPDERMRILGPLDPVLWDRGLVRLAFGFDYVWEVYKPAAQRQWGWYVCPLLHKGALVGRLEARVREDTLHVDNLWREKGVKLDDAALDAALARHAVACGVERVRRPRARVAA